One Glycine max cultivar Williams 82 chromosome 6, Glycine_max_v4.0, whole genome shotgun sequence DNA segment encodes these proteins:
- the LOC100803335 gene encoding serine carboxypeptidase-like 42 isoform X2, with the protein MKRCWLVGVLIVVGCACMLGTVGVEGHPDEDLIVSLPGQPKVEFKQYAGYVDIDVKHGRSLFYYFVEAENVPDKKPLTLWLNGGPGCSSIGGGAFTELGPFYPKGDGRGLRTNSMSWNKASNLLFVESPAGVGWSYSNTTSDYNSGDSSTATDMLLFLLKWYQKFPSYRSRELFLTGESYAGHYIPQLANVLLDYNVHSTSFKFNIKGVAIGNPLLKLDRDAQATYEYFWSHGMISDEIGLAITNDCDFDDYVFASAHNMSKSCNEAINEANEIVGDYINNYDVILDVCYPSIVEQELRLKKIATKISIGVDVCMTYERSFYFNLPEVQKALHANRTNLPYQWSMCSGVLNYSDTDPNIDILPILKKIVQNHIPVWVFSGDQDSVVPLLGSRTLIRELAHDLKFKITVPYGAWFHKGQVGGWVTEYGNLLTFATVRGAAHMVPYAQPSRALHLFSSFVHGRRLPNTTSPSIDD; encoded by the exons ATGAAAAGGTGTTGGTTGGTTGGGGTCTTGATTGTGGTGGGGTGTGCCTGCATGTTGGGCACTGTTGGAGTTGAAGGGCACCCTGATGAGGATCTCATAGTAAGTTTACCTGGCCAACCCAAAGTTGAGTTCAAGCAATATGCAGGGTATGTTGATATTGATGTCAAACATGGGAGAAGCCTCTTCTACTATTTTGTGGAGGCTGAGAATGTTCCTGACAAGAAGCCTCTCACTCTTTGGCTCAATGGAG GCCCGGGATGTTCCTCCATTGGAGGAGGTGCCTTCACTGAGTTGGGTCCCTTTTATCCCAAAGGTGATGGACGTGGTCTCCGAACAAATTCAATGTCTTGGAATAAAG CATCCAACCTCCTCTTTGTGGAGTCCCCAGCTGGAGTTGGTTGGTCATACTCAAACACAACTTCAGATTACAATTCTGGAGACTCGTCCACAG CCACTGATATGCTTCTGTTCTTGCTGAAATGGTACCAGAAGTTTCCTTCCTACAGATCAAGGGAGCTGTTCCTTACTGGAGAAAGCTATGCAG GACATTATATACCACAGTTAGCTAATGTTCTTTTGGACTACAATGTTCATTCAACTAGTTTCAAATTCAATATTAAAGGAGTTGCT aTTGGAAACCCACTTCTGAAACTTGATCGTGATGCACAAGCAACATATGAATACTTCTGGTCACATGGAATGATTTCAGATGAAATTGGCCTAGCCATTACGAATGATTGCGATTTTGATGATTATGTCTTTGCAAGTGCACATAATATGTCTAAATCATGCAATGAAGCAATAAATGAAGCAAATGAAATCGTTGGCGATTATATAAACAACTATGATGTGATTTTGGATGTTTGTTATCCATCCATAGTTGAACAAGAATTGAGATTGAAAAAGATT GCTACTAAAATAAGCATAGGTGTAGATGTCTGTATGACTTATGAAAGAAGTTTTTATTTCAACCTCCCTGAGGTTCAGAAGGCTCTCCATGCAAACCGTACCAATCTTCCGTACCAATGGTCCATGTGCAGTGG TGTCTTAAATTATAGCGACACTGATCCTAACATAGATATCCTTCCAATTCTTAAAAAGATTGTTCAAAACCATATTCCAGTTTGGGTATTCAG TGGAGACCAAGATTCTGTTGTGCCATTACTAGGTTCTCGAACACTAATTCGTGAACTAGCTCATGATCTTAAGTTCAAGATTACAGTCCCATATGGAGCTTGGTTCCACAAAGGCCAG gTTGGAGGTTGGGTAACCGAGTATGgaaatttgttgacttttgcCACTGTAAGAGGAGCTGCTCACATGGTACCCTATGCACAACCTTCAAGAGCACTCCATCTTTTCAGTTCATTTGTGCATGGAAGGAGATTGCCAAATACAACAAGTCCTTCAATTgatgattaa
- the LOC100803335 gene encoding serine carboxypeptidase-like 42 isoform X5, which produces MEARDVPPLEEVPSLSWVPFIPKVMDVVSEQIQCLGIKHPTSSLWSPQLELVGHTQTQLQITILETRPQKFPSYRSRELFLTGESYAGHYIPQLANVLLDYNVHSTSFKFNIKGVAIGNPLLKLDRDAQATYEYFWSHGMISDEIGLAITNDCDFDDYVFASAHNMSKSCNEAINEANEIVGDYINNYDVILDVCYPSIVEQELRLKKIATKISIGVDVCMTYERSFYFNLPEVQKALHANRTNLPYQWSMCSGVLNYSDTDPNIDILPILKKIVQNHIPVWVFSGDQDSVVPLLGSRTLIRELAHDLKFKITVPYGAWFHKGQVGGWVTEYGNLLTFATVRGAAHMVPYAQPSRALHLFSSFVHGRRLPNTTSPSIDD; this is translated from the exons ATGGAG GCCCGGGATGTTCCTCCATTGGAGGAGGTGCCTTCACTGAGTTGGGTCCCTTTTATCCCAAAGGTGATGGACGTGGTCTCCGAACAAATTCAATGTCTTGGAATAAAG CATCCAACCTCCTCTTTGTGGAGTCCCCAGCTGGAGTTGGTTGGTCATACTCAAACACAACTTCAGATTACAATTCTGGAGACTCGTCCACAG AAGTTTCCTTCCTACAGATCAAGGGAGCTGTTCCTTACTGGAGAAAGCTATGCAG GACATTATATACCACAGTTAGCTAATGTTCTTTTGGACTACAATGTTCATTCAACTAGTTTCAAATTCAATATTAAAGGAGTTGCT aTTGGAAACCCACTTCTGAAACTTGATCGTGATGCACAAGCAACATATGAATACTTCTGGTCACATGGAATGATTTCAGATGAAATTGGCCTAGCCATTACGAATGATTGCGATTTTGATGATTATGTCTTTGCAAGTGCACATAATATGTCTAAATCATGCAATGAAGCAATAAATGAAGCAAATGAAATCGTTGGCGATTATATAAACAACTATGATGTGATTTTGGATGTTTGTTATCCATCCATAGTTGAACAAGAATTGAGATTGAAAAAGATT GCTACTAAAATAAGCATAGGTGTAGATGTCTGTATGACTTATGAAAGAAGTTTTTATTTCAACCTCCCTGAGGTTCAGAAGGCTCTCCATGCAAACCGTACCAATCTTCCGTACCAATGGTCCATGTGCAGTGG TGTCTTAAATTATAGCGACACTGATCCTAACATAGATATCCTTCCAATTCTTAAAAAGATTGTTCAAAACCATATTCCAGTTTGGGTATTCAG TGGAGACCAAGATTCTGTTGTGCCATTACTAGGTTCTCGAACACTAATTCGTGAACTAGCTCATGATCTTAAGTTCAAGATTACAGTCCCATATGGAGCTTGGTTCCACAAAGGCCAG gTTGGAGGTTGGGTAACCGAGTATGgaaatttgttgacttttgcCACTGTAAGAGGAGCTGCTCACATGGTACCCTATGCACAACCTTCAAGAGCACTCCATCTTTTCAGTTCATTTGTGCATGGAAGGAGATTGCCAAATACAACAAGTCCTTCAATTgatgattaa
- the LOC100803335 gene encoding serine carboxypeptidase-like 42 isoform X1 encodes MKRCWLVGVLIVVGCACMLGTVGVEGHPDEDLIVSLPGQPKVEFKQYAGYVDIDVKHGRSLFYYFVEAENVPDKKPLTLWLNGGPGCSSIGGGAFTELGPFYPKGDGRGLRTNSMSWNKASNLLFVESPAGVGWSYSNTTSDYNSGDSSTATDMLLFLLKWYQKFPSYRSRELFLTGESYAGHYIPQLANVLLDYNVHSTSFKFNIKGVAIGNPLLKLDRDAQATYEYFWSHGMISDEIGLAITNDCDFDDYVFASAHNMSKSCNEAINEANEIVGDYINNYDVILDVCYPSIVEQELRLKKIVQCLFHFCFVDIYLKMFFLINYKLINLVTLMQATKISIGVDVCMTYERSFYFNLPEVQKALHANRTNLPYQWSMCSGVLNYSDTDPNIDILPILKKIVQNHIPVWVFSGDQDSVVPLLGSRTLIRELAHDLKFKITVPYGAWFHKGQVGGWVTEYGNLLTFATVRGAAHMVPYAQPSRALHLFSSFVHGRRLPNTTSPSIDD; translated from the exons ATGAAAAGGTGTTGGTTGGTTGGGGTCTTGATTGTGGTGGGGTGTGCCTGCATGTTGGGCACTGTTGGAGTTGAAGGGCACCCTGATGAGGATCTCATAGTAAGTTTACCTGGCCAACCCAAAGTTGAGTTCAAGCAATATGCAGGGTATGTTGATATTGATGTCAAACATGGGAGAAGCCTCTTCTACTATTTTGTGGAGGCTGAGAATGTTCCTGACAAGAAGCCTCTCACTCTTTGGCTCAATGGAG GCCCGGGATGTTCCTCCATTGGAGGAGGTGCCTTCACTGAGTTGGGTCCCTTTTATCCCAAAGGTGATGGACGTGGTCTCCGAACAAATTCAATGTCTTGGAATAAAG CATCCAACCTCCTCTTTGTGGAGTCCCCAGCTGGAGTTGGTTGGTCATACTCAAACACAACTTCAGATTACAATTCTGGAGACTCGTCCACAG CCACTGATATGCTTCTGTTCTTGCTGAAATGGTACCAGAAGTTTCCTTCCTACAGATCAAGGGAGCTGTTCCTTACTGGAGAAAGCTATGCAG GACATTATATACCACAGTTAGCTAATGTTCTTTTGGACTACAATGTTCATTCAACTAGTTTCAAATTCAATATTAAAGGAGTTGCT aTTGGAAACCCACTTCTGAAACTTGATCGTGATGCACAAGCAACATATGAATACTTCTGGTCACATGGAATGATTTCAGATGAAATTGGCCTAGCCATTACGAATGATTGCGATTTTGATGATTATGTCTTTGCAAGTGCACATAATATGTCTAAATCATGCAATGAAGCAATAAATGAAGCAAATGAAATCGTTGGCGATTATATAAACAACTATGATGTGATTTTGGATGTTTGTTATCCATCCATAGTTGAACAAGAATTGAGATTGAAAAAGATTGTACAATGCCTCTTCCATTTCTGTTTTGTTGATATAtatcttaaaatgttttttttaataaattataaactaattaatttggtTACTTTAATGCAGGCTACTAAAATAAGCATAGGTGTAGATGTCTGTATGACTTATGAAAGAAGTTTTTATTTCAACCTCCCTGAGGTTCAGAAGGCTCTCCATGCAAACCGTACCAATCTTCCGTACCAATGGTCCATGTGCAGTGG TGTCTTAAATTATAGCGACACTGATCCTAACATAGATATCCTTCCAATTCTTAAAAAGATTGTTCAAAACCATATTCCAGTTTGGGTATTCAG TGGAGACCAAGATTCTGTTGTGCCATTACTAGGTTCTCGAACACTAATTCGTGAACTAGCTCATGATCTTAAGTTCAAGATTACAGTCCCATATGGAGCTTGGTTCCACAAAGGCCAG gTTGGAGGTTGGGTAACCGAGTATGgaaatttgttgacttttgcCACTGTAAGAGGAGCTGCTCACATGGTACCCTATGCACAACCTTCAAGAGCACTCCATCTTTTCAGTTCATTTGTGCATGGAAGGAGATTGCCAAATACAACAAGTCCTTCAATTgatgattaa
- the LOC100803335 gene encoding serine carboxypeptidase-like 42 isoform X3, giving the protein MKRCWLVGVLIVVGCACMLGTVGVEGHPDEDLIVSLPGQPKVEFKQYAGYVDIDVKHGRSLFYYFVEAENVPDKKPLTLWLNGGPGCSSIGGGAFTELGPFYPKGDGRGLRTNSMSWNKASNLLFVESPAGVGWSYSNTTSDYNSGDSSTATDMLLFLLKWYQKFPSYRSRELFLTGESYAGHYIPQLANVLLDYNVHSTSFKFNIKGVAATKISIGVDVCMTYERSFYFNLPEVQKALHANRTNLPYQWSMCSGVLNYSDTDPNIDILPILKKIVQNHIPVWVFSGDQDSVVPLLGSRTLIRELAHDLKFKITVPYGAWFHKGQVGGWVTEYGNLLTFATVRGAAHMVPYAQPSRALHLFSSFVHGRRLPNTTSPSIDD; this is encoded by the exons ATGAAAAGGTGTTGGTTGGTTGGGGTCTTGATTGTGGTGGGGTGTGCCTGCATGTTGGGCACTGTTGGAGTTGAAGGGCACCCTGATGAGGATCTCATAGTAAGTTTACCTGGCCAACCCAAAGTTGAGTTCAAGCAATATGCAGGGTATGTTGATATTGATGTCAAACATGGGAGAAGCCTCTTCTACTATTTTGTGGAGGCTGAGAATGTTCCTGACAAGAAGCCTCTCACTCTTTGGCTCAATGGAG GCCCGGGATGTTCCTCCATTGGAGGAGGTGCCTTCACTGAGTTGGGTCCCTTTTATCCCAAAGGTGATGGACGTGGTCTCCGAACAAATTCAATGTCTTGGAATAAAG CATCCAACCTCCTCTTTGTGGAGTCCCCAGCTGGAGTTGGTTGGTCATACTCAAACACAACTTCAGATTACAATTCTGGAGACTCGTCCACAG CCACTGATATGCTTCTGTTCTTGCTGAAATGGTACCAGAAGTTTCCTTCCTACAGATCAAGGGAGCTGTTCCTTACTGGAGAAAGCTATGCAG GACATTATATACCACAGTTAGCTAATGTTCTTTTGGACTACAATGTTCATTCAACTAGTTTCAAATTCAATATTAAAGGAGTTGCT GCTACTAAAATAAGCATAGGTGTAGATGTCTGTATGACTTATGAAAGAAGTTTTTATTTCAACCTCCCTGAGGTTCAGAAGGCTCTCCATGCAAACCGTACCAATCTTCCGTACCAATGGTCCATGTGCAGTGG TGTCTTAAATTATAGCGACACTGATCCTAACATAGATATCCTTCCAATTCTTAAAAAGATTGTTCAAAACCATATTCCAGTTTGGGTATTCAG TGGAGACCAAGATTCTGTTGTGCCATTACTAGGTTCTCGAACACTAATTCGTGAACTAGCTCATGATCTTAAGTTCAAGATTACAGTCCCATATGGAGCTTGGTTCCACAAAGGCCAG gTTGGAGGTTGGGTAACCGAGTATGgaaatttgttgacttttgcCACTGTAAGAGGAGCTGCTCACATGGTACCCTATGCACAACCTTCAAGAGCACTCCATCTTTTCAGTTCATTTGTGCATGGAAGGAGATTGCCAAATACAACAAGTCCTTCAATTgatgattaa
- the LOC100803335 gene encoding serine carboxypeptidase-like 42 isoform X4 — MEARDVPPLEEVPSLSWVPFIPKVMDVVSEQIQCLGIKHPTSSLWSPQLELVGHTQTQLQITILETRPQKFPSYRSRELFLTGESYAGHYIPQLANVLLDYNVHSTSFKFNIKGVAIGNPLLKLDRDAQATYEYFWSHGMISDEIGLAITNDCDFDDYVFASAHNMSKSCNEAINEANEIVGDYINNYDVILDVCYPSIVEQELRLKKIVQCLFHFCFVDIYLKMFFLINYKLINLVTLMQATKISIGVDVCMTYERSFYFNLPEVQKALHANRTNLPYQWSMCSGVLNYSDTDPNIDILPILKKIVQNHIPVWVFSGDQDSVVPLLGSRTLIRELAHDLKFKITVPYGAWFHKGQVGGWVTEYGNLLTFATVRGAAHMVPYAQPSRALHLFSSFVHGRRLPNTTSPSIDD, encoded by the exons ATGGAG GCCCGGGATGTTCCTCCATTGGAGGAGGTGCCTTCACTGAGTTGGGTCCCTTTTATCCCAAAGGTGATGGACGTGGTCTCCGAACAAATTCAATGTCTTGGAATAAAG CATCCAACCTCCTCTTTGTGGAGTCCCCAGCTGGAGTTGGTTGGTCATACTCAAACACAACTTCAGATTACAATTCTGGAGACTCGTCCACAG AAGTTTCCTTCCTACAGATCAAGGGAGCTGTTCCTTACTGGAGAAAGCTATGCAG GACATTATATACCACAGTTAGCTAATGTTCTTTTGGACTACAATGTTCATTCAACTAGTTTCAAATTCAATATTAAAGGAGTTGCT aTTGGAAACCCACTTCTGAAACTTGATCGTGATGCACAAGCAACATATGAATACTTCTGGTCACATGGAATGATTTCAGATGAAATTGGCCTAGCCATTACGAATGATTGCGATTTTGATGATTATGTCTTTGCAAGTGCACATAATATGTCTAAATCATGCAATGAAGCAATAAATGAAGCAAATGAAATCGTTGGCGATTATATAAACAACTATGATGTGATTTTGGATGTTTGTTATCCATCCATAGTTGAACAAGAATTGAGATTGAAAAAGATTGTACAATGCCTCTTCCATTTCTGTTTTGTTGATATAtatcttaaaatgttttttttaataaattataaactaattaatttggtTACTTTAATGCAGGCTACTAAAATAAGCATAGGTGTAGATGTCTGTATGACTTATGAAAGAAGTTTTTATTTCAACCTCCCTGAGGTTCAGAAGGCTCTCCATGCAAACCGTACCAATCTTCCGTACCAATGGTCCATGTGCAGTGG TGTCTTAAATTATAGCGACACTGATCCTAACATAGATATCCTTCCAATTCTTAAAAAGATTGTTCAAAACCATATTCCAGTTTGGGTATTCAG TGGAGACCAAGATTCTGTTGTGCCATTACTAGGTTCTCGAACACTAATTCGTGAACTAGCTCATGATCTTAAGTTCAAGATTACAGTCCCATATGGAGCTTGGTTCCACAAAGGCCAG gTTGGAGGTTGGGTAACCGAGTATGgaaatttgttgacttttgcCACTGTAAGAGGAGCTGCTCACATGGTACCCTATGCACAACCTTCAAGAGCACTCCATCTTTTCAGTTCATTTGTGCATGGAAGGAGATTGCCAAATACAACAAGTCCTTCAATTgatgattaa
- the LOC100803868 gene encoding uncharacterized protein, giving the protein MEDIEAFSTTYRAKLDEAEIAKVVPDNICLEVSSPGVERIVRIPDDLDRFKDRPMYVKYAINDDQNNPAAEGDGVFKLESFDMETKCCTWGLADVKVNRQKAGKGRPLNKKQSEWRLSTPFDSLRFVRLHSDI; this is encoded by the exons ATGGAAGATATTGAAGCCTTCTCTACAACATATAGAGCAAAGTTGGATGAAGCAGAAATTGCCAAAGTTGTTCCCGACAATATATGTTTGGAG GTGTCTTCTCCTGGTGTTGAAAGGATAGTTCGGATTCCAGATGACCTAGATCGATTCAAGGACCGACCTATGTATGTGAAATATGCCATTAATGATGATCAAAATAATCCAGCTGCAGAAGGTGATGGTGTCTTCAAGCTTGAATCCTTTGACATGGAAACAAAATGTTGCACCTGGGGTTTAGCAGATGTGAAAGTCAATAGACAGAAAGCAGGGAAAGGAAGACCACTGAATAAAAAGCAAAGTGAATGGCGTTTAAGCACTCCCTTTGATTCCTTACGTTTTGTACGGTTGCACTctgatatttaa